In Oligoflexia bacterium, a single genomic region encodes these proteins:
- a CDS encoding thymidine kinase has protein sequence MLNYQTGWIEVICGSMFSGKTEELIRRIRRANIARQRVILFKPEIDNRYAESLVISHSQQKIEAIVARNTQDIIEKSRGYEVVGIDEAQFFGLSLVETCQTLADEGKRVIVSGLDQDYKGKPFEPIPQLLAIAEYITKNLAICMRCGNPANRNQRLSNHKQRVMLGGHDSYEARCRRCHSVSPNSKTNTPEAQTEKHDTLKA, from the coding sequence ATGCTTAATTACCAAACGGGATGGATAGAAGTTATTTGTGGCAGCATGTTCTCTGGCAAAACAGAGGAACTGATCAGACGTATACGCAGGGCCAACATTGCCCGACAAAGAGTTATATTATTCAAACCTGAAATTGATAATCGTTATGCAGAAAGTTTGGTGATCAGTCACAGTCAACAAAAAATAGAAGCCATCGTAGCTCGCAACACACAAGATATCATTGAAAAATCACGCGGCTATGAGGTTGTAGGCATTGATGAAGCACAGTTTTTTGGCTTGTCTTTGGTGGAGACCTGTCAGACCTTAGCCGATGAAGGAAAACGCGTGATTGTGTCTGGTCTTGATCAAGACTATAAAGGCAAACCTTTTGAACCCATTCCTCAGCTTTTAGCCATTGCTGAATACATCACCAAGAACCTTGCCATTTGTATGCGCTGTGGCAATCCTGCCAACCGCAATCAACGTTTAAGCAATCATAAACAAAGGGTTATGCTAGGTGGCCATGACAGCTATGAAGCACGCTGCCGGCGCTGTCACAGTGTAAGTCCAAACTCAAAAACCAATACGCCTGAAGCGCAAACTGAGAAACACGATACCTTAAAAGCATAA
- a CDS encoding succinate dehydrogenase cytochrome b subunit, translated as MMKNLGLLHCRLWKFYQSSVGKKWVVAITGIVMVLWLVGHMLGNLQIFAGPGSSPEETMINQYAALLKQNIVLLWLVRIVMLKMVILHIITTIALTKQNKAARPVGYLKNTPTKASFASRTMIYGGVFLLFYIIYHLGHFTLGMVHSSLLDHHDLYGSMIRSFQQPLIVALYLAAVFFLGLHLHHGIQSTVKTLGLSHPFYLNFAKAGGILLAFIVSIGFASIPIAVILGCIS; from the coding sequence ATGATGAAGAACCTAGGATTATTACATTGTCGCTTATGGAAATTTTATCAATCATCTGTTGGTAAAAAATGGGTGGTTGCTATTACGGGTATTGTTATGGTGCTTTGGCTGGTGGGGCATATGCTGGGTAACCTACAAATTTTTGCAGGCCCAGGTTCAAGCCCTGAAGAAACCATGATTAATCAATATGCTGCACTGCTAAAGCAAAACATTGTTCTTTTATGGCTTGTTCGTATAGTAATGTTAAAAATGGTTATTCTTCACATTATAACAACCATTGCTTTAACCAAACAAAACAAAGCGGCTCGTCCTGTGGGCTACTTAAAAAATACTCCAACCAAAGCCAGCTTTGCTTCACGAACCATGATTTATGGCGGTGTTTTTTTACTCTTCTATATTATATACCACCTTGGACACTTTACCTTGGGTATGGTGCACAGCAGCCTTTTGGACCACCATGATTTGTATGGCAGCATGATTAGAAGTTTTCAACAACCTTTAATTGTAGCTCTATACTTGGCAGCAGTTTTCTTTTTAGGTTTGCATTTACACCACGGCATTCAAAGTACGGTTAAGACTTTGGGTTTAAGTCATCCTTTTTATTTAAATTTTGCTAAAGCGGGCGGCATTCTTCTTGCCTTCATTGTATCTATCGGCTTTGCCTCTATTCCCATTGCCGTTATTTTAGGCTGTATTTCATGA
- a CDS encoding fumarate reductase/succinate dehydrogenase flavoprotein subunit: MALQSNCPQGPIEKQWETHKFNMKLVNPANKRKYEVIIVGTGLAGASAAASMAEMGYNVKAFCYQDSARRAHSIAAQGGINAAKNYPNDGDSIYRLFYDTVKGGDYRARESNVYRLAENSVKIIDQCVAQGVPFARDYSGYLDNRSFGGAQVSRTFYARGQTGQQLLLGAYQALSKEVATGKVRMFPRTEMLDIIIKDGQAKGIVVRDMVSGKISSHTADAVVLATGGYSNVYYLSTNAMGCNVTATWRAHKKGAFFANPCFTQIHPTCIPVAGEHQSKLTLMSESLRNDGRIWVPKQKGDTRPANEIPESERDYYLERRYPAFGNLVPRDVASRAAKERCDAGYGVGKSGLGVYLDFSDAIKRLGKDAISARYGNLFDMYQQITGENPYERPMRIFPAPHYTMGGLWVDYNLMSNIPGLFVIGEANFSDHGANRLGASALMQGLSDGYFVLPYTIGNYLAKVDPKQRLAEDAPEAKAVEKELNDKINKLLNIKGSTSVDSFHRELGRVMWDYCGMSRNEDGLKGALKKIVDIRERFWKEAAVTGTGEELNQNLEKAGRVADFLEFAELMVHDALDRRESCGGHFREESQTEDGEAKRDDDNYAYSSVWEFKGVGQQPTLHKENLTFDYVKPTQRSYK, from the coding sequence ATGGCATTACAATCAAACTGTCCACAAGGCCCAATTGAAAAACAGTGGGAAACCCATAAGTTTAATATGAAGTTGGTTAACCCTGCCAACAAACGCAAATATGAAGTCATCATTGTTGGAACCGGCTTGGCCGGTGCTTCTGCTGCGGCCAGTATGGCTGAGATGGGTTACAATGTAAAAGCTTTTTGTTATCAAGATTCTGCCAGAAGGGCCCATTCTATTGCCGCTCAAGGAGGTATCAACGCTGCCAAAAACTATCCCAACGATGGTGACAGCATATACCGCTTATTTTATGACACTGTTAAAGGCGGTGATTACCGAGCTCGTGAATCCAATGTTTACCGCCTTGCAGAAAACAGCGTTAAAATCATTGACCAATGTGTTGCGCAAGGCGTTCCATTTGCCAGAGATTACAGCGGCTATTTAGACAACCGGTCTTTTGGAGGTGCTCAAGTTTCTAGGACTTTTTATGCCCGCGGGCAAACTGGCCAACAATTGTTATTAGGCGCTTACCAAGCTTTATCCAAAGAGGTCGCAACTGGCAAAGTGCGTATGTTTCCTCGTACAGAAATGCTAGATATCATTATCAAAGACGGCCAAGCCAAAGGGATTGTGGTTAGAGATATGGTATCGGGTAAAATCTCTTCGCACACGGCAGATGCTGTTGTATTAGCCACGGGTGGTTACAGCAATGTCTATTATTTAAGCACCAATGCCATGGGCTGTAACGTGACCGCTACTTGGCGAGCACACAAAAAAGGTGCCTTTTTTGCTAACCCTTGTTTTACACAAATTCACCCAACCTGTATTCCAGTTGCCGGTGAACACCAATCCAAATTAACCTTGATGAGTGAGTCTTTGCGCAATGATGGTAGAATATGGGTACCCAAGCAAAAAGGCGATACCCGACCCGCCAATGAAATTCCAGAAAGTGAAAGAGATTATTATTTAGAACGCAGATACCCGGCTTTTGGTAACTTGGTCCCTAGAGATGTGGCTTCTCGTGCTGCCAAAGAGCGTTGTGATGCTGGTTATGGTGTGGGTAAAAGCGGCTTAGGCGTTTACCTTGATTTCTCTGATGCCATTAAACGCTTGGGCAAAGATGCTATCTCTGCTCGTTACGGCAACCTTTTTGACATGTACCAACAAATTACCGGTGAAAACCCTTATGAAAGACCCATGCGGATTTTTCCAGCCCCCCACTACACCATGGGCGGCTTGTGGGTGGATTACAACCTGATGAGCAATATTCCAGGTTTGTTTGTCATTGGAGAAGCAAACTTCTCTGACCATGGTGCCAATAGACTTGGAGCCAGTGCTTTGATGCAAGGCCTATCAGATGGCTATTTTGTTCTGCCGTATACCATTGGTAATTATTTAGCCAAGGTAGACCCCAAACAACGTTTGGCTGAAGATGCACCAGAAGCCAAGGCTGTAGAAAAAGAGTTGAATGATAAAATCAATAAACTCCTCAATATCAAAGGCTCTACTTCTGTTGATAGCTTCCACAGAGAACTTGGCCGGGTCATGTGGGATTATTGTGGAATGAGCAGAAATGAAGACGGTCTTAAAGGTGCCTTAAAGAAAATTGTAGATATACGCGAGCGTTTTTGGAAAGAAGCTGCTGTGACCGGTACTGGTGAAGAACTCAATCAAAACCTTGAAAAAGCCGGACGGGTAGCTGACTTTTTAGAATTTGCTGAACTGATGGTTCATGATGCCTTAGATAGACGAGAATCTTGCGGCGGTCATTTCAGAGAAGAAAGTCAAACCGAAGATGGAGAAGCAAAAAGAGATGATGATAATTATGCTTACTCTTCTGTTTGGGAATTTAAAGGTGTTGGTCAACAGCCAACCTTGCATAAAGAAAATTTAACATTTGATTACGTTAAACCAACCCAAAGGAGCTACAAATAA
- a CDS encoding succinate dehydrogenase/fumarate reductase iron-sulfur subunit, whose translation MKLLLKVWRQKNAQSKGYFQEIEAKDISEDSSFLEMLDVINEGLEEQGKEPIVFDHDCREGICGSCSLMINGIAHGPKKATTACQLHMRSFNDGDTIVIEPWRARAFPVVKDLMVDRSAFDRIIQAGGYIGVSTGGTPDGNAIPIKKSVADDAFNTAACIGCGACVAACKNASAQLFVSAKINHLNSLPQGKIEANTRTLNMIAQMDKEGFGACTNTQECEAVCPKEIEMRNIVKNNRWFSKAFFSQE comes from the coding sequence ATGAAACTCTTACTTAAAGTTTGGCGCCAAAAAAATGCCCAAAGCAAAGGCTATTTTCAAGAGATTGAAGCTAAGGATATCAGTGAAGATAGCTCATTTTTGGAAATGCTGGATGTAATTAATGAAGGTTTAGAAGAACAAGGGAAAGAACCCATTGTTTTTGATCATGACTGCCGAGAAGGTATTTGTGGGTCATGCTCACTTATGATTAATGGCATTGCCCATGGTCCTAAAAAAGCAACCACCGCATGTCAACTGCATATGCGTTCATTTAATGATGGCGACACCATTGTTATTGAACCTTGGCGAGCACGAGCCTTTCCTGTGGTTAAAGACTTAATGGTTGATCGCAGTGCTTTTGACAGAATTATCCAAGCGGGTGGTTACATTGGTGTTTCAACTGGGGGTACCCCCGATGGCAATGCCATTCCTATTAAAAAAAGTGTTGCTGATGATGCTTTTAATACAGCTGCTTGCATTGGTTGTGGTGCTTGTGTGGCCGCCTGTAAAAATGCCAGTGCTCAACTGTTTGTATCTGCAAAAATCAACCATTTAAACAGCTTGCCACAAGGTAAAATAGAAGCTAATACCAGAACCTTGAACATGATTGCGCAGATGGATAAAGAAGGCTTTGGTGCCTGCACCAATACACAAGAGTGTGAAGCGGTCTGCCCTAAAGAAATTGAGATGCGTAATATTGTTAAAAACAACCGCTGGTTTAGCAAGGCTTTCTTTAGCCAAGAATAA
- a CDS encoding iron-sulfur cluster assembly accessory protein codes for MIIGITLGIPIDKTCKVPKMYLLRNKNIMNTLNIEFTDKATEKILAFIEKRAEPENTLLRVTIPSANASGYNYQFFLDEQSKLSDHDVTLELEKFKVVLEKKLVEKLNGATVDWVESVSGSGFKVDNPNRPHIDPDQSSETKIQQVFEHEINPALASHGGKVELIEIKDLKAFVKLSGGCQGCSSSTATLKHGIEKRIREIAPEILEVVDVTDHASGENPYFQ; via the coding sequence ATGATTATAGGGATTACTTTGGGTATCCCTATAGACAAAACCTGTAAGGTGCCTAAGATGTACCTACTAAGAAATAAAAATATTATGAATACTTTAAATATAGAATTTACCGACAAAGCAACAGAAAAAATTTTGGCCTTTATTGAAAAAAGAGCTGAGCCAGAAAATACTTTGTTGCGCGTAACCATCCCCAGCGCCAATGCATCAGGTTACAATTATCAGTTTTTTTTAGATGAACAATCTAAACTCAGTGATCATGATGTTACGCTTGAATTAGAAAAATTTAAAGTTGTTCTTGAAAAGAAGCTTGTTGAAAAACTTAATGGAGCCACTGTTGACTGGGTAGAAAGCGTTTCTGGTTCAGGTTTTAAAGTTGATAATCCCAACAGACCACATATTGATCCCGATCAAAGCAGTGAAACAAAAATTCAACAGGTTTTTGAGCATGAAATTAATCCGGCTTTGGCATCGCATGGTGGAAAAGTAGAGTTAATAGAAATTAAAGACCTAAAAGCATTTGTTAAACTCAGTGGCGGTTGCCAAGGCTGCTCAAGCTCTACAGCTACACTCAAGCATGGCATAGAAAAACGTATCAGAGAAATAGCTCCTGAAATTTTAGAAGTAGTTGACGTCACTGATCATGCCTCAGGTGAAAACCCTTATTTTCAATAA
- a CDS encoding 4a-hydroxytetrahydrobiopterin dehydratase, with amino-acid sequence MLNNGKCTPAAPRLNKQDIDQYFLELDSWAISFDHSCIEKEFSFANFRQALNFVNQVAAIAEEENHHPDIYLSWGKVLLMLSTHDRGGLSMNDFVIAAKIDRLI; translated from the coding sequence ATGCTTAATAATGGCAAATGTACACCTGCTGCACCAAGATTAAATAAACAAGATATTGATCAATACTTTTTAGAGCTTGATTCATGGGCAATATCCTTTGATCACTCCTGTATTGAAAAAGAATTTAGTTTTGCTAATTTTCGCCAAGCATTAAATTTTGTCAATCAAGTAGCAGCTATAGCTGAAGAAGAGAACCACCACCCTGATATTTATCTTTCTTGGGGGAAAGTCCTGCTCATGCTGTCCACTCATGATAGAGGTGGTTTGAGTATGAATGATTTTGTCATTGCTGCAAAAATAGATCGACTCATTTAA
- a CDS encoding DUF2853 family protein, producing MSEKRDAMIQKFAVDLKEKCGITPDMDLLEKVTIGCGPSIYNADAATVSSSDTTEIQTVKSNFLINKLGLTDGPELDQAIETVMNTYGQSNKNKYRPVVYYMLTKHFNKESIYS from the coding sequence ATGAGTGAAAAAAGAGACGCAATGATTCAAAAGTTTGCAGTAGATCTAAAAGAAAAATGTGGCATTACCCCAGATATGGATTTACTTGAAAAAGTTACTATTGGCTGCGGTCCTTCTATTTATAATGCTGATGCAGCAACCGTATCTTCTTCTGATACTACTGAGATTCAAACTGTAAAAAGCAACTTTCTTATCAATAAATTAGGTCTAACAGATGGTCCAGAATTAGACCAAGCAATTGAAACCGTTATGAACACGTATGGACAGTCTAATAAAAATAAATATCGTCCAGTGGTTTATTATATGTTAACCAAACATTTTAATAAAGAATCTATTTATTCATAA
- a CDS encoding Na+/H+ antiporter subunit E, translating to MFTFLTLFGFWLTLSQKFDLLHVSEGFILSAIVSFITLKYIFPKSQRVPFSLIKSFAFVRYCLWLIWQVVDSNLKMIPVILKPIMPINPRVIKFDQSLPHVFAQLTLANSITLTPGTITLDIENDTFVIHALTNDAVNSLLPQGLQGEMQERVEQLFAVSGSEKRLA from the coding sequence GTGTTTACCTTTTTAACATTGTTTGGTTTTTGGCTGACGCTCTCACAAAAATTTGACTTATTGCATGTATCTGAAGGTTTTATTCTTTCTGCTATTGTTAGCTTTATAACCCTTAAATACATCTTTCCAAAATCACAGCGAGTACCTTTCTCTCTGATTAAAAGCTTTGCTTTTGTCCGTTATTGTCTATGGTTAATTTGGCAAGTGGTAGACTCTAACCTTAAAATGATCCCCGTTATTTTAAAGCCAATCATGCCTATCAATCCGCGTGTTATAAAATTTGATCAGTCGCTTCCTCATGTCTTTGCGCAATTAACCTTAGCCAACTCTATTACACTTACCCCAGGAACCATTACCCTTGACATTGAGAATGATACATTTGTTATTCATGCACTGACCAACGATGCTGTCAATAGCCTTTTACCCCAAGGCTTACAAGGTGAAATGCAAGAAAGAGTAGAACAACTTTTTGCTGTCTCTGGTTCAGAAAAGAGGCTGGCATGA
- a CDS encoding monovalent cation/H+ antiporter complex subunit F — MSFFQIMLYVLCAVMALSLYRVFTGPTLFDRLTGIGLIATKTLVILLLIGLITQQLTYYIDIALSYAILGFIGPLVLAKFMQDKQETDTAKEKEDVK; from the coding sequence ATGAGTTTTTTTCAAATTATGCTTTATGTTTTATGCGCTGTTATGGCTCTTTCTCTTTATAGAGTTTTCACAGGCCCTACTTTATTTGACCGATTAACCGGAATAGGACTCATAGCCACTAAAACTCTGGTTATTCTTTTATTGATTGGGCTTATAACCCAGCAATTAACTTATTATATTGATATTGCTTTAAGCTATGCCATTTTAGGTTTTATTGGGCCTCTGGTTTTAGCTAAGTTTATGCAAGATAAGCAAGAAACAGATACTGCAAAAGAAAAGGAAGATGTAAAATGA
- the mnhG gene encoding monovalent cation/H(+) antiporter subunit G, translating into MIAILGKILFFIGFLFALLGIIGVLRFPDFYSRLHAVGKSDTLGIALMLIGIALQNRLSLDTLKILFILVFIFFANPLLTHALSRAALKFGLKPWELTDEEKLR; encoded by the coding sequence ATGATTGCTATCCTAGGTAAAATACTTTTTTTCATAGGGTTTCTTTTTGCGCTTTTGGGTATCATTGGTGTTTTACGCTTCCCAGATTTTTATTCCCGCTTACATGCCGTTGGTAAATCAGATACTTTAGGGATTGCCTTAATGCTGATAGGGATTGCCTTACAAAACAGATTAAGTCTAGATACATTAAAAATTTTATTTATTCTTGTATTTATCTTTTTTGCCAATCCATTACTTACTCATGCGCTCTCCAGGGCTGCTTTAAAATTTGGTTTGAAACCCTGGGAATTAACCGATGAAGAGAAACTCAGATGA
- a CDS encoding DUF4040 domain-containing protein: MNIDIILDLFLIFLFLCGAFALYGSSLLNAVIVFGAFSFFSALIFTLMGALDVAFTEACIGAAITTIYFVTGIFKTSKKDEVKS; encoded by the coding sequence ATGAATATTGATATTATACTCGATTTATTTTTAATTTTTTTATTTTTGTGTGGAGCTTTTGCTTTGTATGGCTCAAGTTTACTTAATGCCGTTATCGTTTTTGGTGCGTTTAGCTTTTTCTCTGCCCTCATCTTTACCTTAATGGGTGCTTTAGATGTAGCCTTTACAGAAGCATGTATAGGTGCTGCCATCACAACCATTTATTTTGTCACTGGCATATTTAAAACCTCCAAAAAAGATGAGGTAAAATCATGA
- a CDS encoding MnhB domain-containing protein: MKSFESNILHLGAKIVTPPMIVFAFYVFLHGHYGPGGGFQAGAILAAAYMLNRMCLRSDQSFTIPLRLLLLGAALGTLIYFTIGALSMPSSFLDYSIPFGSGKHRALGSLLIELGVTLTVPSALCLIFELLTRAAMDTSS, from the coding sequence ATGAAATCATTTGAAAGTAATATACTTCACCTAGGAGCAAAGATAGTCACTCCACCCATGATTGTATTTGCTTTTTATGTTTTTCTTCATGGTCATTATGGCCCTGGTGGCGGATTTCAAGCTGGAGCTATTTTAGCGGCTGCTTACATGCTCAATAGAATGTGTTTAAGATCAGATCAAAGCTTTACCATTCCCTTGCGTTTACTTTTACTAGGCGCTGCATTAGGAACTTTGATTTATTTTACCATAGGAGCGTTGAGCATGCCTTCTTCGTTCTTAGATTATAGTATTCCATTTGGTAGTGGGAAACACCGCGCGCTAGGAAGCTTACTTATTGAGTTAGGGGTTACACTCACTGTGCCCAGCGCTTTATGTTTAATTTTTGAATTATTAACCCGTGCAGCAATGGACACATCATCATGA
- a CDS encoding cation:proton antiporter subunit C has protein sequence MTQYFLIFAILCLGLSGVLFCKNLMKKLMALNIMQVSIILFFIAMAYKNRGLAPIGNHIHDISHIINPLPHALMLTAIVVGVATTGLALSLLIRIHGAYGTLDEHELIEKAQKES, from the coding sequence ATGACTCAATACTTCCTGATTTTTGCAATTTTATGCTTAGGTTTAAGTGGTGTCTTATTTTGCAAAAACCTAATGAAAAAACTGATGGCTCTTAATATTATGCAAGTATCCATCATTTTATTTTTTATTGCCATGGCTTATAAAAACCGTGGCCTAGCTCCAATTGGTAACCATATTCATGATATTAGTCATATCATTAACCCTCTTCCACATGCTTTAATGCTTACCGCTATTGTAGTGGGCGTTGCTACTACAGGTCTTGCACTAAGCTTACTGATTAGAATTCATGGTGCTTACGGCACTTTGGATGAACATGAACTAATTGAAAAAGCACAAAAGGAATCTTAA
- a CDS encoding proton-conducting transporter membrane subunit, translated as MESQLPIVILSIPFIVALGSAVLGVLKKSNIFRILSWAYLANLLLSFKLLQTCLDYGFVSNHFAGWETHLGISFKVNPIFAALAILINFIAFIVALFAYQRWSELSFSLFSILCTAFLGLLFSNDLFNIYVFIEVSALSAYALMAIGGNKAALAVYKYLILGVCAATFYLLGLGLLYSQTGYLNIDSTAHFLRTENVNLSIIHISIICFFVGLAIKSALFPMHTWMPSVYTFAPSYMVAFISSLMTKMNIIIFFKLFFIVFPHNLIPHTFWPTVQVLALLGVFYGAYHAYKTSDARQMFAYSSISQIGLIFLGFSLQSSLALFAAFFHIIIHALMKTAFFLISEQTISQARDQNLSDFKALSKQSRWLAGLTVVSGASMVGLPPFPGFFSKFYLVLTALEQHNYILLVLLVFASLATANYIFKFIQICFEPSENPEQENHKKLSFSKKLIFSCLLFILVGISAYTPSLKKQWLNYFENHKPLIVYKSFDHYAEHRP; from the coding sequence ATGGAATCACAACTACCCATTGTTATTTTATCAATACCTTTTATTGTTGCTCTTGGTTCAGCTGTTTTAGGTGTTTTAAAAAAATCAAATATTTTTCGTATTCTTTCTTGGGCTTATTTAGCAAACTTACTTCTATCTTTTAAGTTATTACAAACCTGTCTTGACTATGGTTTTGTGAGCAACCATTTTGCTGGCTGGGAAACACATCTAGGAATTAGTTTTAAAGTAAATCCTATTTTTGCTGCTTTGGCCATACTGATTAACTTTATTGCTTTTATTGTTGCGCTGTTTGCTTATCAACGCTGGTCAGAGTTAAGTTTTAGTTTATTTTCAATTTTATGCACCGCTTTTTTAGGTTTATTGTTTAGCAATGATTTGTTTAACATTTATGTATTCATTGAAGTCTCAGCTTTAAGTGCCTATGCCCTCATGGCCATTGGCGGAAATAAAGCAGCATTGGCAGTCTATAAATATTTAATCTTGGGTGTATGTGCTGCAACATTTTATCTCTTGGGTTTAGGTTTGTTGTACTCCCAAACGGGTTATCTTAATATTGATAGTACCGCACATTTTTTAAGAACAGAGAATGTAAACCTTAGCATCATTCATATTTCTATTATTTGTTTCTTTGTAGGTTTGGCCATTAAATCTGCTCTTTTTCCCATGCATACTTGGATGCCTTCTGTTTATACTTTTGCTCCAAGCTATATGGTTGCGTTTATCTCATCTCTGATGACCAAAATGAATATTATCATTTTCTTTAAATTATTTTTTATTGTTTTCCCACACAACCTTATTCCACATACTTTTTGGCCAACTGTTCAAGTACTTGCCTTATTGGGCGTATTTTATGGAGCGTACCATGCCTACAAAACATCTGACGCCAGACAAATGTTTGCTTATTCCAGCATTTCACAAATTGGCTTAATCTTTTTAGGCTTTTCTTTACAGTCTAGCCTGGCTCTTTTTGCGGCTTTTTTTCATATAATAATTCATGCATTGATGAAAACAGCATTTTTTCTCATCAGTGAGCAAACGATCAGTCAAGCAAGGGATCAAAACTTATCTGACTTTAAAGCCTTATCAAAACAATCAAGATGGCTTGCCGGCTTAACCGTTGTTAGTGGCGCCTCCATGGTGGGCTTACCTCCGTTTCCTGGTTTTTTTTCAAAATTTTATCTGGTTTTAACTGCTTTAGAACAGCACAACTATATTCTTCTTGTACTCTTGGTTTTTGCAAGCCTAGCAACTGCCAACTATATTTTTAAATTTATCCAGATTTGTTTTGAACCCAGTGAAAACCCCGAGCAAGAAAACCATAAAAAGTTAAGCTTTTCTAAGAAGCTAATTTTTTCTTGTTTACTTTTTATATTAGTTGGTATCAGCGCTTATACCCCAAGTTTAAAAAAACAATGGCTCAATTATTTTGAAAATCATAAACCTTTAATTGTTTATAAATCATTCGATCATTATGCGGAGCATAGACCATGA